A window from Pyrococcus kukulkanii encodes these proteins:
- a CDS encoding aminopeptidase, translating into MDDRLRSAARRIIRDSALVGKDETVLIIHGMHNRDFAGLLAEETMRIGAFPLVWSFDDSLISDFPERPPKGLEAIIKRADVVVWLSQYTAVDNLPEKVRRRVFSFWDAVYSLLQEEKVPTLLVNLPSPMWLEENGIDPDEYLCEFASAVSVDYAQMRQLGIKLMGWLSGAKEVLITDGNGTRLRFSIEGREPGLEDGTLRDCRLERRECEVEIPAGEVYIAPVESSAFGRLVLPHDGLELEFRAGRVVSVSGKRASELRDRLKTPGGNVIAEFGIGLNPGVRPLSLRIFDEKALGTVHVAVGHNLHLGGANESEIHIDFILLEPTVLVDGKMLMERGVIKEQE; encoded by the coding sequence ATGGATGATAGGCTCAGAAGTGCTGCGAGGCGCATAATCCGAGACTCTGCGCTCGTTGGAAAAGACGAAACGGTGCTGATAATCCACGGGATGCACAACAGAGACTTTGCCGGCCTGTTAGCGGAGGAGACCATGCGTATCGGCGCGTTCCCTCTCGTATGGAGCTTCGACGACTCCCTGATAAGCGATTTTCCTGAAAGGCCCCCAAAGGGTCTCGAAGCAATAATCAAGAGGGCTGACGTCGTGGTATGGCTCTCCCAGTACACGGCCGTTGATAATCTTCCCGAAAAGGTTCGGAGAAGAGTGTTTTCCTTCTGGGACGCCGTCTACAGCCTCCTGCAGGAGGAGAAGGTTCCCACACTCCTCGTGAACCTCCCATCACCAATGTGGCTTGAGGAGAATGGGATAGACCCTGATGAGTACCTCTGCGAGTTCGCCTCCGCGGTAAGCGTGGACTACGCCCAGATGCGCCAGCTCGGGATTAAGCTCATGGGGTGGCTCAGCGGAGCGAAGGAAGTTCTCATAACAGACGGAAACGGCACGCGGCTTAGGTTCAGCATCGAGGGAAGGGAGCCAGGCCTTGAGGACGGGACTCTCCGCGACTGCCGGCTGGAGCGGAGGGAGTGTGAAGTGGAAATTCCAGCAGGAGAGGTCTACATCGCACCAGTAGAGAGCTCCGCCTTCGGGAGGCTCGTACTTCCACACGATGGCCTTGAGCTGGAGTTTCGCGCCGGCAGGGTCGTCTCGGTGAGTGGTAAAAGAGCAAGCGAGCTCAGGGATAGGCTTAAAACTCCGGGGGGCAATGTGATAGCGGAGTTCGGAATCGGGCTGAATCCCGGAGTTAGACCTCTCAGCCTCAGGATCTTCGACGAAAAGGCCCTCGGGACGGTGCACGTGGCGGTGGGCCACAACCTGCACCTCGGGGGAGCAAACGAGTCAGAGATACACATTGATTTCATCCTGCTGGAGCCGACAGTGCTCGTAGACGGGAAGATGTTGATGGAAAGAGGAGTAATAAAGGAACAGGAGTAA
- the acdBI gene encoding acetate--CoA ligase II subunit beta, translated as MDRIAKAREIIEKAKAENRPLVEPEAKEILKLYGIPVPEFKVARNEDEAVQFAREIGYPVVMKIVSPQIIHKSDAGGVKINIKNDEEAREAFRTIMQNAKNYKPDADLWGVIIYRMLPLGKEVIVGMIRDPQFGPAVMFGLGGIFVEILKDVSFRVAPVSKDEALDMIREIKAYPILAGARGEKPVNIEALADIIVKVGELALELPEIKEIDINPIFAYEDSAVAVDARMIL; from the coding sequence ATGGACAGGATCGCGAAGGCTAGGGAAATTATTGAGAAAGCAAAGGCTGAGAACAGGCCACTTGTTGAGCCAGAAGCAAAGGAGATTCTCAAGCTTTACGGAATTCCAGTTCCTGAGTTCAAGGTAGCAAGGAACGAAGACGAAGCAGTTCAATTTGCAAGGGAAATAGGATATCCCGTTGTCATGAAGATAGTCTCCCCCCAGATAATCCATAAGAGTGACGCTGGCGGTGTTAAGATAAACATAAAGAACGATGAAGAAGCAAGGGAAGCCTTCAGAACGATAATGCAAAATGCAAAGAACTACAAGCCAGACGCTGACCTCTGGGGTGTCATAATCTACAGGATGCTTCCGCTTGGGAAGGAGGTCATCGTTGGAATGATCAGGGATCCCCAGTTTGGACCCGCGGTCATGTTCGGTCTTGGTGGAATATTCGTCGAGATCCTCAAGGACGTAAGCTTTAGGGTCGCTCCCGTCAGCAAGGATGAGGCACTTGACATGATCAGGGAGATCAAGGCTTATCCAATCCTCGCCGGTGCAAGAGGTGAGAAGCCCGTTAATATCGAGGCATTGGCCGACATAATCGTTAAGGTTGGCGAGTTGGCTCTTGAGCTTCCCGAGATTAAGGAGATTGACATAAACCCAATCTTCGCATATGAGGATTCGGCAGTTGCCGTAGATGCCAGGATGATACTTTGA
- a CDS encoding DUF835 domain-containing protein codes for MDLTLVYSLMITISLLYLLMFFIQRINRYSGKARKAVIGLTGFLTSAVIVRAVEMFEKLTKGEEIGSVIYVIYSFAILGLMIMVTWYVRFLEEEYLFIIQSQKKASENGGGEKLIGAYIISGARSRIVDLINMIKELNAPILIFTRSPDFYKDLGENVRVVWITQASEEGIAPTKLHVIQEYAIRFAKENSYAVIIIDCLEYLLIYNEFPSVFKFLVNLKDHLLMLNSALVLAVDEKALEPRQYTLLLNEFEPL; via the coding sequence TTGGATCTAACTTTAGTATATTCACTGATGATAACTATTTCCCTACTGTATCTGCTCATGTTTTTCATCCAAAGAATAAATAGGTATTCTGGAAAGGCAAGGAAGGCTGTAATTGGACTTACGGGTTTTCTGACATCAGCTGTTATCGTGAGAGCTGTGGAGATGTTTGAGAAACTAACGAAAGGGGAAGAAATAGGATCAGTGATCTATGTCATATATTCCTTTGCGATCCTTGGTTTGATGATAATGGTAACTTGGTACGTTAGGTTCCTAGAAGAAGAGTACCTCTTCATTATTCAGTCTCAAAAGAAAGCTAGTGAGAACGGCGGAGGGGAGAAGCTTATAGGAGCCTACATAATCTCGGGAGCAAGGTCGAGAATCGTTGATCTGATAAACATGATAAAAGAACTCAATGCCCCAATTCTCATTTTTACTCGTTCTCCAGACTTTTACAAAGATTTAGGAGAAAATGTTAGAGTTGTATGGATAACACAAGCTTCTGAGGAAGGTATTGCACCGACGAAGTTACATGTGATCCAGGAATACGCTATAAGGTTCGCAAAAGAAAACAGCTATGCCGTGATAATAATTGATTGCCTTGAGTATCTGTTGATATACAACGAATTCCCGAGCGTGTTCAAGTTCCTTGTAAATCTCAAAGATCATCTCTTAATGCTTAATTCGGCACTTGTCTTGGCCGTGGATGAGAAGGCCCTTGAGCCGAGGCAGTACACCCTGCTCCTCAACGAGTTCGAGCCACTCTGA
- a CDS encoding SDR family oxidoreductase, with protein MKNKLIVVTGGAGFIGSHIAEALAEGNDVIVIDNLYSGKLENVPENVKFINADVRDFEAISDIVREADYVFHEAAQISVDESVRNPVFTEEVNVIGTLNVLMALTEGNGKLIFASSAAVYGDNPNLPLKESEAPSPISPYGVTKLAGEHYCRVFYEIYGVPTVVLRYFNVYGPRQSSAYAGVISIFMRNAIKNEPLTIFGDGKQTRDFIYVKDVVEANLLVAKKKRAEGEVFNVATGKETSVLELALKIIDLSGASSSVVFAPPRPGDIRRSVADISKLRKLGFSPKYSLEEGLKETFEWFKNEWKYF; from the coding sequence CAATGATGTCATCGTCATAGACAACCTCTACTCCGGGAAACTTGAAAACGTGCCGGAAAACGTGAAGTTCATAAATGCCGATGTAAGGGACTTTGAAGCGATATCCGATATAGTGAGGGAAGCTGACTATGTATTTCATGAAGCAGCTCAAATAAGCGTCGATGAGAGCGTTAGGAACCCCGTTTTTACTGAAGAAGTGAATGTTATTGGAACGTTAAACGTGCTGATGGCCCTTACTGAAGGCAATGGGAAGCTGATATTTGCGTCATCCGCTGCCGTTTATGGGGATAACCCTAACCTCCCTCTTAAGGAGAGTGAAGCACCGTCCCCAATCTCTCCATATGGCGTGACGAAGCTCGCAGGCGAACACTACTGTAGGGTATTTTATGAAATATACGGCGTTCCTACCGTTGTCCTCAGGTACTTCAACGTCTACGGTCCAAGGCAAAGCTCCGCATATGCGGGTGTAATAAGTATATTTATGAGAAATGCAATAAAGAACGAGCCCCTAACGATCTTTGGTGATGGAAAGCAGACTAGGGACTTTATTTATGTCAAAGACGTTGTTGAAGCCAACTTGCTGGTTGCTAAAAAGAAGAGGGCTGAAGGAGAGGTATTTAACGTTGCCACAGGTAAAGAGACAAGCGTGCTTGAGCTGGCCCTAAAGATAATAGACCTCAGTGGGGCATCCTCCTCAGTAGTCTTTGCACCTCCGAGGCCTGGAGATATAAGGAGGAGCGTTGCGGATATAAGCAAGCTGAGAAAGCTGGGATTTTCTCCCAAGTATAGCTTAGAAGAGGGCCTAAAAGAGACGTTTGAGTGGTTCAAAAATGAATGGAAATACTTTTAA
- a CDS encoding GNAT family N-acetyltransferase → MKIFQVTRENLSDFQDLYVEFFRELRGKQGWGFNEGELKREAKEYFERGDLIFIAYKDEPAGFIRLSSREGCYWIEELFVKPKFRGQGIGKALVKRAEEEVKKHDDALYLYVLPQDKDAIAFWKKMGYRIVNTIELMKDLSDEKVPLRTIEILGEEFKIFKWNREKYTREELEFLDLLEDFYSKGGTKEEFISIVSRGLKEWLYGLEECERVLKEFDTPITPRELWLYLNAETIEKDRYTPKEILSNRYLLLHEIEEIKCLKERGLKISREVIINNPWIVYECHLKAMEAELKVANEEWRKKRLKDLGKYLKQPLPKDLKEKIEGLINKYKAYKPDV, encoded by the coding sequence ATGAAGATATTCCAAGTGACCAGAGAAAATCTCTCAGATTTTCAGGATCTCTACGTTGAATTCTTCCGCGAGCTCCGGGGAAAGCAGGGATGGGGCTTTAATGAGGGGGAGTTAAAGAGGGAGGCGAAAGAATACTTCGAGAGGGGAGACCTAATATTCATAGCGTACAAGGACGAACCTGCTGGATTTATAAGGTTATCTTCCAGAGAAGGCTGCTACTGGATTGAAGAGCTCTTCGTAAAGCCAAAATTCCGAGGACAAGGGATAGGAAAGGCATTAGTGAAACGAGCTGAGGAAGAAGTTAAAAAGCACGATGACGCACTTTACCTCTACGTCCTCCCCCAGGATAAAGATGCCATTGCGTTTTGGAAAAAGATGGGATATAGGATAGTGAACACGATAGAATTAATGAAAGATCTCAGCGATGAAAAAGTTCCTCTCAGGACAATAGAGATCCTGGGGGAGGAGTTCAAGATATTCAAGTGGAACAGGGAGAAGTATACAAGGGAAGAACTTGAATTCCTAGATTTACTAGAGGATTTCTACTCCAAGGGAGGAACCAAGGAAGAGTTTATATCAATCGTCAGCAGGGGCTTAAAGGAGTGGCTCTATGGATTAGAGGAGTGCGAAAGAGTACTTAAGGAATTTGATACACCAATAACTCCAAGGGAGCTATGGCTTTATTTAAATGCCGAGACCATTGAAAAAGATAGGTACACCCCTAAGGAGATACTCTCAAACCGATATCTCCTTCTTCATGAAATTGAGGAGATAAAGTGTCTAAAGGAGAGGGGACTAAAGATTAGTAGGGAGGTAATAATTAATAACCCATGGATAGTATATGAATGCCATTTAAAAGCTATGGAAGCCGAACTGAAGGTGGCTAATGAAGAGTGGAGGAAAAAGAGACTTAAAGACCTAGGAAAATATCTTAAACAGCCTCTTCCTAAGGATTTGAAAGAGAAAATTGAAGGACTAATAAACAAATATAAAGCTTATAAACCGGATGTATGA
- a CDS encoding MFS transporter, giving the protein MRWSEIPKGAKAYMIYHALIEPQLIAWLLLPLYMMLTGYSVLDVGVLFTLVNVALIPATYIIGRAFNRWDIKKGLMVIDALDGIAYIFYGLAQGAYASIMLFLGRLIEKVSTILYPLYRAYEQIIYPEDKYEEIFAWHLRIPEISRLISYPILGYIFGYVFFKPEYYRMAFMIFGLLSIPTILYIHLFLPSVGREERIQPEGFKFRVGEFKLLLLFEALFTLSWALAPTFVLINYVVFTLHKTIFEVTLIECANSIAMILGTYLSEKFPKERGFIAMSLGMFISALYALIMALSPPFWLAIVAYMLEALGSAIWFPFYRAWKFSLIPKDRVSEFHAAISSYNRIISLFAPLIAGGLATIHPTLPYGVSLITFVVMAILFLILRVARTR; this is encoded by the coding sequence ATGCGCTGGAGTGAAATACCCAAGGGTGCTAAGGCGTACATGATATATCATGCACTCATAGAGCCCCAATTGATCGCTTGGCTACTCCTTCCCCTCTACATGATGCTCACGGGCTACAGCGTTCTCGACGTTGGAGTGCTCTTCACTCTGGTCAACGTAGCCCTAATCCCAGCGACGTACATCATAGGCCGGGCATTCAATAGGTGGGACATCAAGAAAGGATTAATGGTGATAGATGCCCTCGATGGGATAGCTTACATATTTTACGGCCTAGCCCAAGGAGCTTATGCTTCAATAATGCTCTTCCTCGGCAGGCTAATAGAAAAAGTGTCAACTATCCTATACCCACTTTACAGGGCGTACGAGCAGATAATATATCCGGAAGATAAATATGAGGAAATATTCGCGTGGCACCTGAGGATACCGGAAATCAGCAGGTTAATCTCCTATCCAATCCTGGGTTACATCTTTGGATACGTATTCTTTAAGCCTGAATACTATCGAATGGCCTTCATGATCTTCGGCCTACTTTCAATCCCAACGATCCTCTACATCCATCTCTTCCTGCCCTCAGTAGGAAGGGAGGAGAGAATACAGCCGGAAGGATTTAAGTTCAGGGTTGGGGAGTTTAAGCTACTATTGCTTTTTGAAGCCCTGTTTACCCTATCTTGGGCCCTTGCCCCCACCTTTGTCTTGATAAACTACGTTGTCTTCACGTTACACAAGACAATCTTTGAGGTTACCCTGATAGAGTGTGCGAACAGCATAGCAATGATCCTGGGGACTTACCTTAGTGAGAAGTTCCCAAAGGAAAGGGGTTTCATTGCAATGTCCCTGGGCATGTTCATCTCAGCCCTGTACGCACTCATAATGGCCCTATCCCCTCCCTTCTGGCTTGCCATCGTTGCTTACATGCTCGAGGCCTTGGGGAGCGCGATATGGTTCCCATTCTACAGGGCATGGAAGTTCTCCCTAATCCCAAAGGATAGAGTAAGTGAGTTCCATGCTGCAATTTCGAGCTACAACCGAATTATCTCCCTGTTTGCACCTCTCATAGCTGGGGGACTAGCCACAATACATCCAACCCTTCCTTATGGCGTAAGTTTAATTACCTTCGTAGTCATGGCGATCCTCTTCCTTATACTCAGAGTGGCTCGAACTCGTTGA